The Leucobacter viscericola sequence CACTCGATCGCTCGACCTGGCGAGCCTGGTGCTGCCGTTCCTTCGACCGTTTCTCATTCTTGTCTATATCTGGCGGCTCCCGGTGTTTCGGCACGGCTCAGGACGCGCTCAGCGCATCCGCTACATACTCACCACCTCGCTGTTCACGTTCATGCTGGTGTACACCGCTTCGTATTGCGTGTGGCTCGTCGAGCGAGATGCTCCGGGCGCAAACATTGTGAACTTTGGTGATGCGCTGTGGTGGGGCTTCGCCACAATCGCAACCGTGGGCTACGGAGATTTTGTGCCGGTAACCGTGCCTGGCCGGGTGCTCGCTGTCACACTGATGGTTGGTGGCTTCTTCGCGATCGGCGTCGTTACTGCAACGCTCATCTCGGAGCTCAACGAGCGGATCCACAGGGCAGCACAGCGGGTAAAGGCGCAGCGCGAGGCAGAGGAACACGCTGGCGCTGAGCAACACGCTGAGGCCGACTAAAGACTATGCCGCCGTCATCGCCGCAGAGGTGAGGATCACAAAACCGAAGGTGCTCCAGTCGTTCAGAATGTGGGCCCCGGTCGACACCGCGATGTTCTTTGTGCGTATGAACGCAAGTGTGAGCACGAGGCGCGCGGTGCCAATGACAAGCAGTGCCTGAGCAACATTCCAGCCGTAGGTCGGCAGGTGCGCGGCCCCGAACCAGACGGCCGTAATGAGCCACGCGAGAATGATTGAAGTCTTGCGGCTCAACTTTGCCTTCGAGTAGAACAAGTACATCACCGCGAGGAAGGGGAGAAGGGTGAAAATCTCTTCCCCGAAAAGCTGAATGCCTGTTCCAACGAAAAACGCGAGGATCTCGGCCCCGCCAGCGTCGGCGAGCCCATCAGCGGCGGTGTTTGCATTGGCGCCGAAGAGCGCCGCCACGAGAATGCCCACCAGAGACGTCACGGCGAGGTTGAGTAACCAGAACACAACCATCGTCAGCCAGTCGCGGCCCGTGAGGCGACGGAAAATGGCCGACCAGTGCTTGCCGGTAAACACGATGAAGAGTGTGAGGGGGATTGCCGGGAACAGAATGCGCGGGATCAGCCCGGTGATCTCGTCGGAACTTGGCACCAAGATGAGCACCAGAAACCCGAGCACACACGCCACAATAATGAGCAACCATTTCCACGTTGCCACCGTCATTGGCTCACCGTTGTAATACGGAAAGTCTCGGTCGTCGCGACGCTCAATGAGTCGACCGAATCGATTGGGTGCTGTGAGCTCTGGATCCATGTCTGGATTATTGCAGTTAGATTCCCGTGGTGTTGGGGGTAGCGCCGGTATTGGTGGTCAGGCTAGGAGGGTGGGGTTTTCGGTTAAAGCTGACATAATATAGATTATCGTGCAATCGCGAAGCGGATTGCACGATAATCTATGACGCAATCAGAGACCGGTTAGTTGGGTGCATTTTTGGGCGCACGATAATCCTGCGTCAGCTTAGAGGCGCCGTCGCAGCGGCAACGTGAGGCTGCGCAGGGGTAACGCGAGGTTGCGCTGTAGAAAATGTGAGGCTGCGTGGCAGAGGCACTGCAGCGATGAGCGCATCAGGGTTGGCGTGGCGCGAAGCGACAT is a genomic window containing:
- a CDS encoding CPBP family intramembrane glutamic endopeptidase; protein product: MDPELTAPNRFGRLIERRDDRDFPYYNGEPMTVATWKWLLIIVACVLGFLVLILVPSSDEITGLIPRILFPAIPLTLFIVFTGKHWSAIFRRLTGRDWLTMVVFWLLNLAVTSLVGILVAALFGANANTAADGLADAGGAEILAFFVGTGIQLFGEEIFTLLPFLAVMYLFYSKAKLSRKTSIILAWLITAVWFGAAHLPTYGWNVAQALLVIGTARLVLTLAFIRTKNIAVSTGAHILNDWSTFGFVILTSAAMTAA
- a CDS encoding potassium channel family protein, producing the protein MKRQTGPTKDGIERVEKWEMRTAWPLFLGSVVFVTILTWTFFNEGTRADLFSLALATLPLLWVWFAVDYFIRLGMAGADRRHFLATRSLDLASLVLPFLRPFLILVYIWRLPVFRHGSGRAQRIRYILTTSLFTFMLVYTASYCVWLVERDAPGANIVNFGDALWWGFATIATVGYGDFVPVTVPGRVLAVTLMVGGFFAIGVVTATLISELNERIHRAAQRVKAQREAEEHAGAEQHAEAD